The following are encoded in a window of Brevibacillus sp. DP1.3A genomic DNA:
- a CDS encoding PLP-dependent aspartate aminotransferase family protein, producing the protein MTTNKWKMDTSIIHTAQTPCQKTGAVVSAVVPAVAYAFPDADSAAACVAGEREGTYYGRYGNPTITTLEQKIAALENGEAALGVSSGMAAISGALLAFLKQGDHVVCTRDVYGGSYKFLTTMAPRYGIATDFVDCTDLQAVERAFLPNTKVLYIETPSNPCLTVLDISALSRLAHAHGIVVIVDNTFLTPYLQRPLELGADVVVHSATKYLNGHGDVIAGFIVGKQEHIQFMRKNVMGDLGQNLNAWDAFLILRGLKTLGLRVRQHGKNAQAVAEFLAQHPAISHVYYPGLPSHPQYELAKRQMAGMGGIVSFEVKGGYEAAKSFINALHLAMISFSLGDPETLVQHPASMTHSSIPASERIKFNITDGLIRLSTGLEDVEDIIVDLEQALASLPMAAASRG; encoded by the coding sequence ATGACGACAAACAAGTGGAAGATGGACACCTCCATTATTCATACCGCACAAACGCCTTGCCAAAAAACAGGAGCAGTTGTATCCGCGGTGGTGCCCGCTGTGGCCTACGCGTTTCCAGATGCAGACTCCGCAGCGGCGTGCGTGGCTGGCGAGCGGGAAGGAACATACTACGGAAGATACGGCAACCCTACCATCACCACCTTGGAGCAAAAAATCGCCGCATTGGAAAATGGCGAAGCTGCCTTGGGCGTAAGCAGTGGGATGGCAGCTATTTCTGGAGCTTTGCTCGCCTTTTTGAAGCAGGGTGATCATGTCGTGTGTACGCGAGATGTGTACGGGGGGAGCTACAAGTTTCTTACAACGATGGCCCCACGTTATGGCATTGCGACAGACTTCGTCGATTGCACTGATTTGCAGGCTGTCGAGAGAGCTTTTTTGCCGAACACAAAAGTTCTGTACATCGAAACACCCTCGAACCCGTGTCTGACTGTTTTAGATATCTCGGCGTTGTCACGTTTGGCGCACGCACATGGCATTGTAGTAATCGTCGACAATACCTTCTTAACGCCGTATTTGCAGCGACCACTTGAGCTAGGGGCGGATGTCGTCGTGCATAGCGCCACCAAATATTTGAACGGACATGGCGATGTCATCGCGGGCTTCATCGTCGGGAAGCAGGAACATATCCAATTCATGCGCAAAAACGTCATGGGAGACTTGGGACAAAATTTGAATGCTTGGGATGCTTTCTTGATCTTACGTGGGCTGAAAACGCTCGGCTTGCGTGTCAGACAGCATGGGAAAAACGCGCAGGCAGTGGCGGAGTTTTTGGCGCAGCACCCTGCAATCTCGCACGTCTACTACCCTGGTCTGCCTTCGCATCCACAGTATGAGCTGGCTAAACGGCAAATGGCCGGAATGGGCGGGATCGTTTCCTTTGAAGTAAAGGGCGGCTATGAGGCAGCCAAATCTTTCATTAACGCTCTGCACTTGGCTATGATATCGTTTAGTTTAGGAGATCCCGAGACACTGGTACAGCATCCTGCCTCGATGACGCATTCCTCGATTCCTGCCTCTGAGCGGATCAAGTTCAACATTACGGACGGTCTGATTCGCTTATCGACTGGCTTGGAGGATGTGGAGGATATCATCGTGGATTTGGAGCAGGCGCTAGCTAGCCTGCCAATGGCGGCAGCGTCTAGGGGATAA
- a CDS encoding sigma-54-dependent Fis family transcriptional regulator, with protein sequence MTEFSRIEDFIQSYADNISKVLGLDVTILDEQGIRVSGTGYYQELIGLPAPEGSFFRMILQTGQPGMIFDMKKNESECGNCKFLQQCRELATIGFPVHKREKTVGVIGIIGFSPEQKEKMLHHSEKWMPFLQHTSSLIEHKLLELDAEREKSCNIQEEMPQASVHPVYFAQLIGAESGLRDVIAKAKKVTNSISTVLIRGESGTGKELLAKAIHCESGRSRQPFVAINCAAIPETLLESELFGYEGGAFTGSRREGKPGKFELAHKGTIFLDEVGDIPLSLQPKLLRVLQEKTVDRVGGVKTLGVDVRVIAATHRDLESMVREGTFREDLYYRLNVIPLRLKPLRERTADIALYLKHFLYRYGTLLQKGRLELEAQLVQRLQAYEWPGNIRQLENAVEYMVNMVEGQVIGNEELPEYLLFEDEPTTVGSDLGLEKLVADYERSILQRYLNAGKYRQDKAAIANELQISLSTLYRKMEKYGLEKG encoded by the coding sequence ATGACAGAGTTTTCCCGGATTGAGGATTTCATTCAATCGTACGCCGACAATATTTCCAAGGTACTGGGACTCGATGTCACCATCCTGGATGAACAAGGGATACGTGTGAGCGGAACCGGCTACTATCAGGAGTTGATTGGATTGCCTGCGCCGGAGGGATCGTTTTTCCGAATGATCCTGCAAACCGGACAGCCGGGAATGATTTTTGACATGAAAAAGAACGAGTCGGAGTGCGGCAATTGCAAGTTTTTGCAGCAATGCCGAGAGCTGGCGACGATTGGATTTCCGGTGCACAAACGGGAGAAGACGGTAGGGGTCATCGGAATTATCGGCTTTTCCCCCGAGCAAAAAGAAAAAATGCTGCACCATTCGGAAAAATGGATGCCGTTTTTGCAGCATACAAGCTCCTTGATTGAGCACAAGCTGCTAGAGCTGGATGCGGAACGGGAGAAGAGTTGTAACATTCAAGAGGAAATGCCGCAGGCCTCGGTTCATCCGGTGTATTTCGCCCAGCTGATTGGGGCAGAATCAGGCTTGCGCGATGTGATTGCCAAAGCGAAAAAAGTGACGAACAGCATTTCCACTGTCTTGATCCGGGGCGAGAGCGGAACGGGCAAGGAGCTGTTGGCAAAAGCCATTCACTGCGAGAGTGGGCGCAGCAGACAGCCATTTGTGGCAATCAATTGCGCGGCGATTCCCGAGACCTTGTTAGAAAGCGAGTTGTTCGGGTACGAAGGCGGTGCATTCACGGGCTCCAGACGCGAAGGGAAGCCGGGGAAATTTGAATTGGCCCACAAGGGAACGATTTTTCTGGACGAAGTAGGAGATATTCCGTTGTCCCTCCAGCCCAAGCTGTTGCGCGTCCTACAGGAGAAAACAGTAGATCGGGTAGGCGGCGTAAAAACGCTGGGTGTCGATGTACGTGTCATTGCGGCTACACACAGAGATTTGGAGAGCATGGTCAGGGAAGGGACATTTCGCGAGGATTTGTATTATCGACTCAACGTCATTCCCTTGCGGTTAAAGCCGTTACGTGAACGCACGGCGGATATCGCGCTTTACCTGAAGCATTTTCTGTATCGGTACGGGACATTGCTGCAAAAAGGCAGGCTGGAGCTCGAAGCCCAACTCGTCCAACGACTACAGGCATACGAGTGGCCGGGAAATATTCGTCAGCTGGAAAATGCCGTCGAGTATATGGTCAACATGGTGGAGGGGCAAGTCATCGGCAACGAGGAGCTTCCTGAGTATTTGTTGTTCGAGGATGAACCGACGACAGTAGGCAGCGATTTGGGATTGGAAAAGCTGGTGGCAGATTATGAACGCTCCATTCTCCAGCGCTACTTGAACGCAGGCAAGTATAGACAGGACAAAGCCGCGATTGCCAATGAGCTGCAAATCAGCTTGTCGACCTTGTACCGGAAGATGGAGAAGTACGGATTGGAAAAAGGATAG
- a CDS encoding antibiotic biosynthesis monooxygenase: MMMEIKTYVVQEGHSDKIVQGFSEPGAVEKAPGFVDLSVLVQKPRKGEEEVVVIIRWESKEAWKQWELSDVHLAGHREAREEKTPEWYISGNTGHYELKAKKEPQSS, from the coding sequence ATGATGATGGAAATAAAAACATACGTCGTCCAGGAAGGTCATTCTGACAAAATCGTACAAGGCTTTAGCGAGCCTGGTGCTGTTGAGAAGGCTCCTGGTTTTGTAGATTTGAGCGTGCTGGTACAGAAGCCACGCAAAGGTGAAGAAGAAGTAGTCGTCATAATCCGCTGGGAATCAAAAGAAGCGTGGAAGCAGTGGGAGCTGAGTGATGTTCATCTGGCAGGTCACCGCGAAGCGCGCGAAGAAAAAACTCCTGAGTGGTACATTAGCGGCAATACCGGCCATTACGAGCTGAAAGCGAAAAAAGAACCGCAGTCTTCGTAA
- a CDS encoding arylamine N-acetyltransferase, producing the protein MSTLPNWASLYLQRLQLDHKSPNLSYLSELCRAHLQTFPYENVSKLLFFRDGKHVAPTPEEYVHNAIHHHFGGTCYTTNHSFLALLRSLGFFGHLILPGGGHTAILIDGPNTGETPVYVDTGATAPIFEPIHFLEDGNHSRPFGTVSMELTKSPDHPEHYRFTRYENGKVAIPPWDFHPNERKELSDLSEVIRSSFLPDALFLNRLHIHRFQLEQDRFVVLKNNTLHIGYSDGTDQITPLHTVSDIEAAVADEMQLPLLPVREAVEILLERGIDIFSAPKKEKVPRENEALDRPTIC; encoded by the coding sequence ATGTCTACCTTACCGAACTGGGCGAGTTTATACCTTCAACGTTTACAGCTAGATCACAAGTCTCCTAACCTCTCTTATCTTAGTGAGCTCTGTCGCGCGCATCTGCAGACCTTCCCTTATGAAAATGTAAGCAAGCTGCTCTTCTTCCGTGACGGAAAACATGTGGCACCGACCCCTGAGGAATATGTGCACAATGCGATCCACCATCATTTTGGCGGCACATGCTATACCACTAATCACAGCTTTCTCGCGCTACTTCGCTCCCTTGGCTTCTTCGGTCACCTCATCTTGCCAGGCGGTGGACATACTGCCATCCTGATCGACGGTCCGAACACAGGAGAGACACCCGTCTATGTGGATACGGGGGCTACCGCTCCTATCTTTGAGCCGATTCATTTTCTGGAAGACGGGAACCATTCCAGGCCTTTTGGCACTGTTTCGATGGAATTGACCAAAAGTCCCGATCATCCTGAACACTATCGCTTTACGCGGTATGAAAACGGAAAAGTGGCAATTCCTCCGTGGGATTTTCATCCGAATGAACGAAAAGAACTGTCCGACTTGTCGGAAGTCATCCGCTCCTCTTTTTTACCAGACGCCTTATTTTTGAATCGACTTCACATTCATCGTTTTCAGCTAGAGCAAGATCGCTTCGTGGTCCTCAAAAACAACACTCTCCACATCGGTTATTCAGATGGCACAGACCAGATAACACCACTCCACACTGTCTCTGATATAGAAGCTGCCGTAGCCGATGAAATGCAATTGCCACTTCTCCCTGTTCGCGAGGCGGTAGAAATCTTGCTCGAACGTGGTATTGATATTTTCTCTGCCCCCAAGAAAGAAAAAGTCCCACGTGAAAACGAAGCTCTCGATCGTCCTACCATTTGCTAA
- a CDS encoding stalk domain-containing protein: MKWDIKSFLGGIVVGSVLFSGIAIAAPAFPDAEEGMKTPFTYYFDGLPKSPSSDVQGIMYKNSVYVPIRFVAENLNKPVIYDARTKSIFIGKIPTAKMYSKMEAIELVKKKFAGKLSPTHVVEYAHDDEKGHYVIQVYQTVVNNFQSGDSYTSTYGWFVVNPNTGEIKSLL, from the coding sequence ATGAAATGGGACATCAAGTCATTTTTAGGGGGCATTGTTGTAGGTTCGGTGCTCTTTTCCGGAATTGCCATTGCAGCACCCGCTTTTCCAGACGCGGAAGAAGGAATGAAAACACCGTTCACCTACTACTTTGACGGGTTGCCGAAATCACCAAGCAGCGACGTACAAGGCATCATGTACAAAAACTCCGTCTATGTGCCAATCCGCTTCGTAGCAGAGAACCTGAACAAACCGGTCATTTACGACGCGAGAACCAAATCGATTTTCATCGGTAAAATTCCAACAGCAAAAATGTACTCCAAAATGGAAGCGATCGAGCTGGTGAAAAAGAAATTCGCTGGCAAACTCTCGCCGACACATGTAGTCGAGTACGCTCACGACGACGAAAAAGGTCACTATGTCATTCAGGTGTACCAAACAGTCGTAAACAACTTCCAATCTGGCGACAGCTACACCAGTACGTATGGCTGGTTCGTAGTGAACCCGAATACCGGGGAAATTAAGTCGTTGTTATAA
- a CDS encoding uracil-DNA glycosylase, which yields MTTILQNDWAPVLADEFEKSYYVKLRQTLKEEYQTQTIYPDMYHIFTALHLTEYQNAKVVILGQDPYHGPGQAHGLSFSVKPGIKPPPSLVNIYKELKSDVGFEIPQHGYLNHWAKQGVMMLNTVLTVRRGTPNSHKDIGWETFTDRIIHLLNDRETPLVFILWGKHAQEKAAFIDRNKHFVIASPHPSPFSANRGFFGSRPFSRTNEFLCSRGLQEIDWQLPMQVEEE from the coding sequence ATGACTACCATATTGCAAAATGACTGGGCCCCCGTATTGGCCGATGAATTCGAGAAGTCCTATTATGTAAAGCTTCGTCAGACGTTGAAGGAAGAGTATCAGACGCAGACAATCTACCCAGATATGTATCATATATTCACAGCGCTGCACCTGACTGAATATCAGAATGCAAAGGTTGTAATTTTGGGGCAGGATCCGTATCACGGACCGGGACAAGCACATGGATTGAGCTTTTCGGTCAAGCCGGGAATCAAGCCTCCGCCGTCTCTGGTCAACATTTACAAAGAGTTGAAAAGCGATGTCGGTTTTGAAATTCCCCAGCATGGTTACCTGAACCATTGGGCAAAGCAAGGCGTCATGATGCTGAACACCGTTCTGACGGTTCGTCGCGGCACTCCGAATTCGCACAAGGACATTGGGTGGGAGACGTTTACGGATCGAATTATTCATTTGTTGAACGACCGGGAGACTCCACTCGTTTTCATCCTGTGGGGAAAGCATGCGCAGGAGAAGGCGGCATTCATTGATCGAAACAAGCATTTCGTCATCGCCTCCCCGCATCCGAGCCCGTTTTCGGCGAATCGCGGCTTTTTTGGCAGTCGTCCTTTTTCGCGGACCAATGAATTTTTGTGTTCGCGCGGGCTTCAAGAGATTGATTGGCAGTTGCCGATGCAGGTAGAGGAAGAGTAG
- a CDS encoding thiamine diphosphokinase — protein sequence MNPTRILLFAGGNLGNWAIQEIRENDWLVGVDRGALFLVRNGLVPRLSIGDFDSVSSEEMAEIESHSMHVSSCDPVMKDLTDTEMALTWAIEQQPEEIVLLGVLGSRFDHMLANVHLLNKALQTGTNCRILDETNEIRLIDRHSTIEQNHFDHISLLPFTPEVTGITLTGFLYPLKDATLRIGDTLGISNLLTEQTGTITIQTGKLLVVKSKD from the coding sequence ATGAATCCTACACGCATCCTACTATTCGCTGGAGGCAATCTGGGCAACTGGGCGATCCAAGAGATTCGCGAAAATGACTGGCTCGTCGGCGTTGACAGAGGTGCCTTATTCCTCGTTCGCAACGGTCTTGTGCCAAGATTGTCGATCGGGGACTTTGATTCTGTCAGCTCCGAGGAAATGGCAGAAATCGAAAGCCACAGTATGCACGTCTCCTCCTGCGATCCCGTTATGAAAGATTTAACCGATACAGAGATGGCCCTTACTTGGGCAATCGAGCAGCAGCCCGAGGAAATTGTGCTGCTCGGTGTGCTCGGCTCTCGTTTTGACCATATGCTGGCAAACGTACACTTGCTGAACAAAGCATTGCAGACGGGCACCAACTGCCGTATCCTCGATGAGACCAATGAAATCCGTCTGATTGACCGCCACAGTACGATAGAGCAGAATCATTTTGATCATATCTCTCTGCTGCCTTTTACACCGGAAGTCACAGGGATTACCTTAACCGGATTCCTCTATCCGTTGAAAGACGCCACCCTGCGGATCGGTGACACGCTTGGCATCAGCAATCTACTAACGGAACAGACTGGAACGATCACGATTCAAACGGGCAAGCTGCTCGTTGTCAAAAGCAAAGACTAA
- a CDS encoding 2Fe-2S iron-sulfur cluster-binding protein — MRKQLTVGSLIPGRSDVQMSSPAPVPVHTYTSLKKTEMSPARPKSEQKLVQVKQRSQTMPVRYTPSQTLLQAALTQDQPIAYKCQQGHCGKCSVQIVAGASLLDTPTGQEKAKLGEKLATGYRLACQSTFRSSIPT; from the coding sequence ATGCGCAAACAGCTTACGGTCGGCTCGCTCATTCCTGGACGATCTGACGTACAGATGTCGAGTCCAGCTCCCGTTCCCGTGCATACGTATACGTCGTTGAAAAAAACAGAAATGAGCCCGGCTCGCCCCAAATCAGAGCAGAAGCTCGTACAGGTGAAGCAACGCTCACAAACGATGCCAGTCCGATACACTCCCTCTCAGACACTTTTACAAGCTGCGCTCACGCAAGATCAACCCATCGCGTACAAATGCCAACAAGGGCATTGCGGCAAGTGCAGTGTACAGATCGTAGCTGGTGCATCATTACTCGACACCCCAACCGGACAGGAAAAAGCAAAGCTGGGAGAAAAACTCGCTACAGGCTATCGCCTCGCTTGTCAGAGCACATTTCGATCTTCGATTCCTACATAG
- a CDS encoding GNAT family N-acetyltransferase: protein MITIKRMSDCTFAEVTKAWNRGFEGYFIEFTMTEEMLVQRLGGEGYVPSLSVVAFDGTEPIGVVASGMRTIAGRKVAWNGGTGVATEYRRQGVGKQLIEATLDLYREAGVEVATLEALSQNTKAIALYEQKGYDVVDRLLFLQQSGPLAENAFQTNVQADYRVRSILAPEAALVPFYVTDVPWQNYWLSLRDAQALLVEDREGQAVGYAMYKCLVNEEGKVSGIVLRQCVAQSEHPDAQDILKTALAHVYGPLEHDCRRSTFNLRAADTLLVEILQASGFGPSETEQVFMIKQMEAAKTPVV, encoded by the coding sequence GTGATTACCATCAAACGGATGAGCGACTGTACCTTTGCAGAAGTGACCAAAGCGTGGAACAGAGGATTTGAAGGCTATTTTATCGAGTTTACGATGACGGAAGAAATGCTTGTCCAGCGACTGGGGGGCGAAGGATACGTGCCATCCCTGTCTGTGGTTGCTTTTGACGGTACGGAGCCGATTGGCGTAGTGGCCAGCGGGATGAGGACCATTGCAGGGCGAAAAGTCGCGTGGAATGGTGGAACGGGTGTCGCCACGGAATATCGTCGACAAGGAGTAGGAAAGCAACTGATTGAGGCGACATTGGATTTGTACCGGGAAGCAGGGGTGGAAGTAGCCACCTTGGAGGCATTGAGTCAAAATACCAAAGCGATTGCCTTGTATGAGCAAAAAGGTTATGACGTCGTGGATCGTTTGTTGTTTTTGCAGCAGAGTGGACCGCTGGCGGAGAATGCCTTTCAGACAAATGTGCAGGCTGATTATCGGGTTCGGAGCATTTTGGCCCCAGAAGCTGCCTTGGTGCCGTTTTACGTGACCGATGTCCCGTGGCAAAATTACTGGCTGAGCTTGCGAGATGCGCAGGCTCTGCTCGTAGAAGACAGAGAGGGTCAGGCGGTCGGCTATGCGATGTACAAGTGTTTAGTAAACGAAGAAGGCAAAGTGAGTGGGATCGTGCTGCGTCAATGTGTAGCACAGTCAGAGCATCCTGATGCACAAGACATTTTGAAAACCGCACTCGCGCATGTGTATGGGCCACTTGAGCACGATTGCCGCCGGTCTACGTTTAATTTGCGCGCGGCTGATACCTTGCTTGTTGAAATACTACAAGCGTCGGGATTTGGTCCTTCCGAGACGGAGCAGGTGTTTATGATTAAGCAGATGGAAGCCGCAAAGACTCCTGTCGTCTAG